A genomic window from Fibrobacter sp. includes:
- a CDS encoding 2-oxoacid:acceptor oxidoreductase subunit alpha, with the protein MPNNSKSLKIKLAGEAGCGVSTSAGILIKTAAEMGFYTSLFKSFPSSVRGGYSQALITISTEKIISPVSAFDILFLLDEKYLDHEIHGLRRSGAALIIESNSKRTDLLKEKGITFYPVPFEKLSPDCGSSLVVRSCLAMGMISFIAGFSLDLTLSVLEKRFTEKPHSLESCIKALNLGYSWAEKNLNQIRSNITENLSSKSEKQVIVTGNQAIAMGAVSAGCRFFASYPITPATPIGEYLSKTLPSIGGVAYQAEDEIAAIGSVVGASFTGARSMTATSGPGLSLMQEFIGYASMAEIPVVIVDVQRGGPSTGMPTKPSQEDLMAAAFGGHGEGPRIVIAPTSTQDCINTTIEAFRLAEKYFCPVIILSDSTQGLTEETIDNPSLVNFNNMPERPRLPFRVTGLEHNKNFAPSENPEIRTEQVKNRFQKINDIESENPSLLEWDLEEGKTQDYDMTISAWGSTVPAVKEAVIALRNQGYRVAAMYPKLLFPLCKSAVIKLASMSRIVFVPELNFTGQYCSLIRMYTGENPVSLTHYSGEPFTPDYLTEMILEKLTVQAKTVGNG; encoded by the coding sequence ATGCCGAATAATTCCAAATCTTTAAAAATCAAACTTGCAGGCGAAGCTGGCTGCGGCGTGTCCACATCAGCCGGGATTCTGATAAAAACGGCTGCAGAGATGGGCTTTTACACATCACTGTTTAAAAGCTTCCCTTCCAGTGTCCGTGGAGGTTACTCCCAGGCACTTATTACTATTTCCACAGAAAAAATCATCTCTCCAGTATCTGCTTTTGACATCCTTTTTTTGCTTGACGAAAAATATCTGGATCATGAAATCCATGGCCTCAGAAGATCCGGTGCAGCACTTATCATTGAGTCCAACTCTAAAAGAACAGATCTCCTGAAAGAAAAAGGTATTACATTTTACCCCGTCCCATTCGAAAAGCTTTCTCCAGATTGCGGTTCATCTCTTGTGGTAAGATCCTGCCTTGCGATGGGAATGATCTCATTTATCGCCGGCTTTTCATTGGATCTCACACTTTCAGTTCTTGAAAAAAGATTTACAGAGAAACCACACTCCCTTGAATCGTGTATCAAAGCTCTTAACCTTGGATACTCCTGGGCTGAGAAGAACCTGAACCAGATCAGGTCGAATATCACTGAAAATCTTTCCAGTAAATCAGAAAAACAGGTAATTGTCACAGGGAATCAGGCTATCGCCATGGGGGCTGTTTCCGCAGGCTGCCGTTTTTTCGCCTCATACCCCATTACCCCTGCAACACCCATCGGTGAGTATCTCTCAAAAACACTCCCTTCCATTGGAGGAGTCGCATACCAGGCCGAAGATGAGATTGCGGCGATTGGTTCTGTTGTGGGAGCATCCTTTACCGGCGCCAGATCCATGACAGCTACATCAGGACCCGGCCTATCACTGATGCAGGAATTTATTGGTTATGCCTCGATGGCAGAGATTCCGGTGGTAATTGTGGATGTGCAGCGGGGTGGCCCATCCACTGGTATGCCCACAAAGCCCAGCCAGGAGGATCTTATGGCTGCTGCTTTCGGCGGACATGGTGAAGGGCCCAGAATTGTGATCGCGCCCACAAGCACTCAGGATTGCATCAATACCACCATTGAGGCATTCAGGCTTGCAGAAAAGTATTTTTGTCCTGTAATAATTCTAAGCGACAGTACACAGGGTTTGACAGAAGAAACAATCGACAACCCCTCACTTGTCAACTTCAACAACATGCCTGAAAGACCCCGGCTTCCATTCCGGGTAACCGGGCTGGAACACAACAAAAACTTTGCCCCTTCTGAGAATCCTGAGATCAGAACAGAACAGGTAAAAAACCGGTTCCAGAAAATCAATGATATCGAATCCGAAAACCCATCCCTTCTGGAATGGGACCTCGAGGAGGGCAAAACACAGGATTATGATATGACAATCTCAGCATGGGGAAGCACAGTTCCTGCAGTTAAAGAGGCGGTTATTGCTTTAAGAAATCAGGGATACCGGGTCGCTGCAATGTATCCAAAACTGCTGTTTCCTCTGTGTAAATCTGCTGTCATTAAACTGGCCTCGATGAGCAGAATTGTTTTTGTCCCTGAGTTAAATTTTACCGGCCAGTATTGCAGTCTGATAAGAATGTATACAGGCGAAAACCCGGTTTCTCTGACACATTACAGTGGTGAGCCATTTACTCCTGATTATCTTACAGAGATGATCCTGGAAAAATTAACAGTACAGGCAAAGACAGTTGGAAATGGATAA